One stretch of Segatella copri DNA includes these proteins:
- the rimP gene encoding ribosome assembly cofactor RimP encodes MIDKNVVKKLVEEWLQDKEYFLVSIEISPDDRIVVEIDHADGVWIEDCVALSKYIEDHLNRDEEDYELEVGSAGLGQPFKVPQQYINFIGKEVEVLDADGKKVKGILKAVEGNDFTVGVEEKVKVEGKKRPVKQEVDHVYQMDKVKYTKYIISFN; translated from the coding sequence ATGATTGATAAAAACGTCGTAAAAAAATTAGTTGAAGAATGGCTCCAAGATAAGGAATATTTCTTGGTAAGCATTGAAATCAGTCCCGACGATAGAATCGTTGTTGAGATTGACCATGCCGATGGAGTATGGATTGAGGATTGTGTTGCCTTGAGTAAGTATATTGAGGATCATTTGAACCGTGACGAGGAAGACTATGAGCTCGAAGTTGGCTCTGCAGGCTTGGGTCAACCGTTCAAAGTTCCGCAGCAGTATATCAATTTCATTGGCAAGGAGGTAGAGGTGCTTGATGCCGACGGCAAGAAGGTGAAGGGTATCTTGAAAGCTGTTGAAGGAAATGACTTCACAGTTGGCGTTGAAGAAAAGGTAAAGGTTGAAGGTAAAAAACGTCCGGTTAAGCAGGAGGTTGATCACGTTTACCAGATGGATAAAGTAAAATATACAAAATACATAATTAGTTTCAATTAA
- the nusA gene encoding transcription termination factor NusA, with protein sequence MAKKEQELTASMIDTFREFKETKNIDRTTLVSVLEESFRNVLAKIFGSDENFDVIVNPDKGDFEIYRNRIVVADGEVEDENKEITLSEARKIEPDYEVGEDVSETVDFNKFGRRAILTLRQTLASKILELEHDSLYNKYKDRVGQVISGEVYQVWKREVLIVDDENNELMLPKTEQIPGDTYRKGETVRAVILRVDNENNNPKIILSRTAPIFLQRLLEAEVPEIADGLIAIRRIARLPGERAKIAVETFDERIDPVGACVGVKGSRVHGIVRELCNENLDVINYSSNTKLFIQRALAPAKVSSINVDDENKKAEVYLQPEEVSLAIGRGGMNIKLASMLTEYTIDVFREVDENEADEDIYLDEFSDEIDQWVIDAIKGIGLDTAKQVLNAPRNLLIEKADLEEETVDHVLSVLRAEFEQ encoded by the coding sequence ATGGCTAAAAAAGAGCAAGAATTGACAGCGAGTATGATTGATACATTCCGCGAGTTTAAAGAAACAAAGAATATCGACCGTACTACATTGGTAAGTGTATTGGAGGAGAGCTTCCGTAATGTACTTGCCAAGATTTTTGGTAGTGACGAAAACTTTGATGTCATCGTGAACCCTGACAAGGGTGACTTCGAAATTTATCGCAACCGTATAGTTGTTGCTGATGGCGAAGTTGAAGATGAAAATAAGGAAATTACACTTTCTGAGGCTCGTAAGATTGAGCCGGATTACGAGGTTGGTGAGGATGTAAGTGAGACGGTTGACTTCAATAAGTTTGGTCGTCGTGCCATCTTGACTCTTCGTCAGACTTTGGCTTCCAAGATTCTTGAGTTGGAGCATGATTCACTCTACAACAAATACAAGGATCGCGTAGGTCAGGTTATCTCTGGTGAGGTTTATCAGGTTTGGAAGCGCGAGGTTCTGATTGTAGATGATGAGAACAACGAGCTCATGTTGCCTAAGACTGAGCAGATTCCTGGTGATACTTACCGCAAGGGTGAGACTGTTCGTGCGGTCATCCTTCGTGTAGACAACGAGAACAATAATCCAAAGATTATCTTGAGCCGTACTGCTCCAATCTTCCTGCAGCGCCTGTTGGAGGCTGAGGTTCCTGAGATTGCAGACGGTCTGATTGCAATCCGCCGTATCGCCCGTCTTCCGGGAGAGCGTGCTAAGATTGCTGTTGAAACATTCGATGAGCGTATCGACCCGGTTGGCGCATGTGTAGGTGTTAAAGGTAGCCGCGTTCACGGTATCGTTCGCGAACTTTGCAACGAGAATCTCGATGTCATCAACTACTCAAGCAATACTAAACTCTTCATTCAGCGTGCGTTGGCTCCAGCCAAGGTTTCTTCAATCAATGTTGATGATGAGAACAAGAAAGCAGAGGTTTACTTGCAGCCTGAGGAAGTTAGTTTGGCTATCGGCCGTGGCGGTATGAACATCAAACTGGCTTCTATGCTTACAGAATATACCATCGACGTATTCCGTGAGGTAGACGAGAATGAGGCCGATGAGGATATCTACTTGGATGAGTTCTCTGATGAGATTGACCAGTGGGTTATCGATGCTATCAAGGGCATCGGTCTTGATACTGCCAAGCAGGTACTCAATGCACCTCGCAACTTGCTGATAGAGAAGGCCGACCTCGAAGAGGAGACCGTTGATCATGTACTCAGCGTGTTGCGCGCCGAATTCGAACAATAA